A window from Cydia pomonella isolate Wapato2018A chromosome 8, ilCydPomo1, whole genome shotgun sequence encodes these proteins:
- the LOC133520256 gene encoding fatty-acid amide hydrolase 2-A-like, whose product MEVGVRIVGVILRLINFLLHPLFWLASARGPKLRVPPPKPLHLRSATDLARAVRDGEMTSEELVAAFIERVKEVNPILNAVVDERYASALVEAKEVDRQIEEARTNGKSQEMFQKKPLLGVPFTVKESCSLAGMSNSVGCLENAGSRATTDGAAVRLVKEAGAIPLLVSNTPELCLGWETTNLLNGTTNNPYCVSHTPGGSSGGEGALLACGASVFSVASDIAGSIRLPAAFCGVFGHKPTPGIIPIEGHIPTLNDENYPKFLTVGPMTRKAEDLPLLLNIMAGDNRSKFRLDEPVDLSKLKVLYMTEATDAIPLMPVHSGIKQAVRAAARCLAEGGATLSQEKFEELENSVELSISVFFSMKDIPNMLQDPTNPKRQRSLLVELLKHIVGGASRSLQALGFTLIDKTNLFIPEHRRSHYCERADKLREHMTRTLGTDGVFLYPVFTGPAHRHHEVFARASGVLYTMLFNVLGLPATAVPVGLCGALPLAIQVIAGPNQDRLCIAVARQLEIGFGGWRHPRQ is encoded by the exons ATGGAAGTAGGCGTGCGGATAGTCGGCGTGATCCTTCGTCTGATAAACTTTCTTCTGCACCCGCTGTTCTGGCTGGCGTCCGCCCGTGGCCCGAAGCTGCGGGTGCCTCCACCAAAGCCCTTGCACCTCCGAAGCGCCACCGACCTAGCCCGAGCCGTCAGAGATGGAGAG ATGACAAGCGAAGAACTAGTGGCAGCTTTCATCGAGCGTGTCAAAGAAGTAAACCCGATCCTCAACGCCGTTGTCGACGAGAGATATGCATCAGCTCTCGTGGAAGCGAAGGAGGTGGACCGACAGATAGAAGAGGCAAGAACAAATGGGAAGTCTCAAGAGATGTTTCAGAAAAAACCTCTGCTGGGTGTTCCTTTTACGGTTAAAGAGAGCTGCTCTCTCGCTG GTATGTCGAACTCCGTCGGCTGCCTAGAGAACGCCGGGAGCCGCGCCACGACCGACGGCGCAGCCGTCAGACTGGTCAAAGAAGCTGGTGCCATACCACTACTAGTATCGAATACACCAGAGCTCTGCCTCGGGTGGGAGACGACTAATCTGCTCAACGGGACGACGAATAATCCTTATTGTGTTAGTCATACGCCGGGCGGATCGTCGGGTGGAGAG GGCGCCCTGCTGGCATGCGGTGCTTCAGTATTCAGTGTGGCATCAGACATCGCTGGCTCCATTCGGCTGCCGGCTGCGTTTTGCGGCGTTTTTGGACATAAACCTACACCAG GCATCATCCCAATAGAAGGCCACATCCCCACCCTGAACGACGAGAACTACCCCAAATTCCTCACAGTCGGGCCCATGACCAGAAAAGCGGAAGACCTGCCCCTCCTCCTCAATATAATGGCTGGAGACAACAGAAGCAAGTTTAGATTGGACGAGCCGGTGGACTTAAGCAAGCTTAAG GTGCTATACATGACGGAAGCCACGGACGCGATACCGCTGATGCCGGTGCACTCCGGCATCAAGCAGGCCGTccgcgccgccgcgcgctgCCTGGCGGAGGGCGGCGCCACGCTCAGCCAG GAAAAATTCGAAGAACTAGAAAACTCTGTGGAATTATCAATATCAGTGTTCTTTTCTATGAAAGATATACCGAATATGCTGCAAGACCCGACTAATCCGAAG CGTCAACGCAGCCTCCTAGTGGAACTACTAAAACACATAGTTGGTGGTGCGTCCCGCTCACTCCAAGCACTCGGTTTCACTCTCATAGACAAAACCAACTTATTCATACCGGAGCACCGGCGGAGCCATTACTGCGAGAGGGCGGACAAGCTAAGAGAACACATGACG CGAACCCTGGGCACGGACGGAGTGTTCCTGTACCCAGTGTTCACTGGGCCGGCGCACCGCCACCACGAGGTGTTCGCGAGGGCCTCGGGCGTGCTGTACACGATGCTGTTCAACGTGCTCGGGCTGCCCGCCACCGCCGTGCCTGTGGGGCTGTGCGGGGCCCTGCCGCTCGCTATACAG
- the LOC133520301 gene encoding uncharacterized protein LOC133520301 gives MNVMNLRVDYTELLVDSAGRPFATKQLAVDALNHEFVSAAAACGAPSADRDQCIASLLDECAASDCSIRLRLFTPDEITKIFKTSIAPKNSTDVYGLSAKLLKRASPAISYVLANLFNNCMRLGQYPECLKKVKICPECFEAGLNNRLLSFWVPRNTLSDSQYAYRHGRSTTDLVREVVRCVLRAREAGRYVAVICCDLSRAFDTADHALVADKLAYYGIRGAASKLILSFMTGRAQVVIGDGGKVVSSELQNLMGVPQGSCLSNTLFSILLNDLPKTIKGADILMYADDVTAVVSATAERGLEEALNLVMEQLHQWFQSNGLALNKEKTSYMTFKLNGHRSPTLRVSAGGAPLQHVASTRLLGFQLDNALSWETHINELCGRLGRACFALRRLANTAGRGAVRECYFATVHSLLTYGVELWGRASDWRRAFSMQKRAVRAMAGKAVDAPARDIFRDLKILPLPCLFINQVARFMRENLDMFNCRGINTNYNLRSNRHHNRLVTEAHRLARSERSVYVLGPSVYNRLPDTIRNATSIAAFKVRLKNWLSQELFYNYQDFFDLPINI, from the exons ATGAATGTTATGAATTTG CGCGTCGACTACACCGAGCTGCTAGTGGACAGCGCGGGCCGTCCGTTCGCGACCAAACAACTGGCGGTGGATGCGCTAAACCACGAATTCGTATCGGCAGCCGCCGCGTGCGGCGCGCCCTCTGCCGATCGCGACCAGTGTATTGCCTCTTTATTAGACGAGTGCGCCGCCAGCGATTGTTCTATTAGACTCAGACTGTTTACACCGGacgaaattacaaaaatatttaaaacatctATAGCACCAAAAAATAGCACCGACGTTTATGGCCTCTCCGCGAAACTACTAAAGCGAGCCAGCCCCGCAATCAGTTATGTCCTGGCTAACCTATTTAATAACTGCATGCGATTAGGACAGTATCCGGAGTGCCTCAAAAAGGTCAAAATATGTCCTGAATGCTTTGAAGCAGGGTTAAATAACAGATTACTCAGTTTCTGGGTACCAAGGAACACCCTATCCGACAGCCAATATGCCTACCGACACGGCCGGTCGACTACAGACCTGGTGCGAGAAGTGGTGCGCTGTGTGCTCCGCGCCCGCGAGGCGGGACGATATGTAGCTGTCATCTGCTGTGACCTATCGCGTGCCTTCGACACAGCGGACCACGCACTAGTTGCAGACAAATTGGCATACTACGGTATCCGAGGCGCGGCCTCCAAACTAATACTGTCATTTATGACCGGCAGGGCCCAGGTTGTCATCGGGGATGGAGGTAAGGTTGTGTCTTCCGAACTACAAAACCTGATGGGCGTTCCTCAAGGATCGTGCCTCTCTAACACCCTTTTTAGCATTTTGCTGAACGACCTGCCAAAGACAATCAAAGGTGCAGACATACTGATGTACGCCGATGACGTCACGGCAGTCGTCAGTGCGACCGCTGAACGGGGGTTGGAAGAGGCGCTTAACCTTGTTATGGAGCAACTGCACCAGTGGTTCCAGTCAAACGGTCTCGCTTTAAATAAAGAGAAAACGAGCTACATGACCTTTAAATTAAACGGTCATAGAAGCCCAACCCTGAGGGTAAGTGCAGGTGGTGCCCCTCTACAGCACGTGGCCAGCACACGTCTGCTCGGGTTCCAGCTCGACAACGCGCTTTCATGGGAGACGCACATCAATGAACTTTGTGGAAGGCTAGGTCGCGCGTGCTTTGCATTGCGACGGTTAGCGAACACAGCCGGAAGAGGCGCAGTGCGAGAGTGTTATTTTGCGACGGTGCACTCGCTCCTGACGTACGGCGTTGAGCTATGGGGACGTGCTTCCGACTGGAGACGTGCGTTCTCTATGCAGAAGCGTGCCGTTCGTGCGATGGCCGGCAAGGCGGTGGATGCACCGGCGCGAGACATCTTCCGCGATCTCAAGATTCTGCCTTTACCCTGCCTATTTATTAACCAAGTAGCAAGATTCATGCGCGAAAACCTTGATATGTTTAATTGCAGGGGCATTAACACCAATTACAACCTCCGCAGTAATAGACACCATAATAGGCTGGTCACCGAAGCACACAGGCTTGCCAGGTCAGAGCGGTCCGTGTACGTTTTAGGCCCCTCCGTTTACAACCGCCTGCCTGACACTATAAGAAATGCAACTTCCATCGCGGCGTTTAAAGTCAGACTAAAAAATTGGTTGTCgcaagaattattttataattatcaagATTTCTTCGatttacctataaatatttaa